In a genomic window of Sutcliffiella sp. FSL R7-0096:
- a CDS encoding RidA family protein: MEQKLMTPEEKLKQLGLELRDVRPSVGNYVSHVRVGNLIFTAGQGVDQYHGKLGRDFTIEEGYLASRQSMLNLLSVLKHELGELSRVVKVVKMLGFVNSTEDFTDQPKVMNGASDLLVEVFGDRGRHARSAVGMAQLPNNTAIEIELIVEIAE, from the coding sequence ATGGAACAAAAGCTGATGACTCCAGAGGAAAAGCTGAAACAATTAGGTCTTGAGTTAAGAGATGTCCGTCCTTCAGTCGGTAACTATGTCAGTCATGTAAGAGTGGGCAACCTGATTTTCACCGCTGGCCAGGGGGTGGACCAATATCATGGAAAATTGGGCAGGGATTTTACCATTGAAGAAGGGTATCTTGCATCCCGCCAGTCGATGCTTAATTTGCTAAGTGTCCTGAAGCATGAATTAGGCGAATTGAGTAGAGTGGTAAAGGTGGTCAAAATGCTAGGGTTCGTCAATAGTACAGAAGACTTTACGGATCAGCCCAAAGTGATGAACGGTGCGTCTGACCTGCTTGTTGAGGTATTCGGTGATAGAGGAAGACATGCCCGTTCTGCAGTAGGCATGGCACAGCTGCCAAACAATACGGCTATCGAAATAGAACTGATTGTTGAGATTGCAGAGTAA
- a CDS encoding aldehyde dehydrogenase, translating to MQVKESVAKKIKPIDCRHFIDGDYIDSINLKTFHNINPATEEVIGNVAEGGKEEIDRAVKAARKALKGPWKKYTTKERSDLLRRIGDGILQRKEELAVLESMDTGKPYELALEMDITRSAYNFYFFADFLTSMGGESYQQDNVALHYSIRRPVGVVGMINPWNLPLLLLTWKLAPCLAAGNTAVMKPAEWSPMTATVLVEICKNAGVPDGVINLVHGFGADSAGSALTEHPGVDAITFTGETKTGSAIMKAAAPTLKKLSYELGGKNPNIIFADSNLDEVIDTTLKSSFMNQGEVCLCGSRIYVESSIYESFLEKFTARTKELQTGDPFNPATKVGAVISKEHYERVLTYIEIAKEEGGTILTGGGRPESVDKGYFIEPTIVVGLDRHARCVKEEIFGPVVTVIPFETEEEVLEQANDTHYGLGATIWTNDLRRAHRVAREIEAGIIWINTWYLRDLRTPFGGMKQSGIGREGGMHSFDFYSELSNVTVKL from the coding sequence ATGCAAGTAAAAGAAAGTGTTGCTAAAAAAATCAAGCCGATAGATTGTCGCCACTTTATCGACGGCGATTACATCGATTCTATTAATTTGAAAACCTTTCATAATATAAATCCTGCAACAGAAGAAGTGATCGGAAATGTTGCAGAAGGTGGGAAAGAGGAAATTGATAGGGCTGTTAAGGCCGCAAGAAAAGCGTTAAAGGGTCCATGGAAAAAGTATACGACCAAGGAGCGATCTGATTTATTACGAAGAATTGGAGATGGAATATTACAAAGAAAAGAAGAATTGGCTGTCTTGGAGTCCATGGATACAGGTAAGCCTTACGAATTGGCTCTAGAAATGGACATAACCAGATCTGCCTACAATTTTTACTTTTTTGCTGATTTTTTAACATCAATGGGCGGGGAGTCCTACCAACAAGATAATGTTGCGCTCCATTATTCTATTAGAAGACCTGTGGGAGTCGTTGGGATGATCAATCCTTGGAATCTCCCTTTACTCTTATTGACTTGGAAATTGGCTCCATGTCTAGCGGCAGGGAATACTGCGGTCATGAAACCTGCTGAATGGTCTCCAATGACAGCCACTGTTCTGGTGGAAATTTGCAAGAATGCAGGAGTGCCGGATGGGGTAATCAATCTCGTTCATGGTTTTGGAGCCGATTCAGCAGGGTCTGCGTTAACCGAGCATCCTGGTGTGGATGCGATAACTTTTACAGGAGAAACAAAAACAGGTTCCGCCATCATGAAAGCGGCAGCTCCTACGCTTAAAAAGTTATCCTATGAGCTCGGGGGGAAAAACCCGAATATCATTTTTGCAGACTCCAACCTGGATGAGGTCATTGATACAACGCTCAAATCGAGTTTCATGAACCAAGGGGAAGTATGTCTTTGCGGTTCAAGAATTTATGTGGAGAGTTCTATTTATGAGTCGTTTCTTGAAAAGTTCACTGCCAGAACCAAAGAACTACAAACCGGGGATCCTTTTAATCCTGCAACAAAAGTAGGTGCGGTTATCAGTAAAGAACACTATGAACGAGTCCTCACCTATATTGAAATAGCAAAAGAAGAAGGTGGGACCATTTTAACAGGTGGAGGCCGACCGGAGTCTGTTGATAAAGGGTATTTCATTGAACCGACTATTGTCGTTGGTCTAGATCGACATGCAAGGTGTGTCAAAGAAGAAATTTTCGGGCCTGTCGTCACTGTTATCCCGTTTGAAACAGAAGAAGAGGTTTTGGAGCAGGCAAATGATACACATTATGGGCTAGGTGCGACGATTTGGACAAATGACCTTCGCCGCGCACATCGTGTTGCAAGGGAGATCGAAGCGGGAATCATCTGGATCAACACTTGGTATTTAAGAGACTTAAGGACTCCATTCGGTGGGATGAAGCAAAGCGGAATTGGCAGGGAAGGCGGCATGCATAGCTTTGACTTT